The proteins below are encoded in one region of Prosthecobacter dejongeii:
- a CDS encoding TerC family protein gives MLFPLDALLAFALPSTAELMDAFPIIISLIIIEGLLSVDNALAIAAMANHLPEKQKFLALKFGIIGAYLFRGICLAFAAYIIANPWLKICGAAYLVYLMSEHFTGGGDEDNDGKPDSANQRGFWPTVIGIEIMDLSLSVDNVVAAVAMSPKLWVVCTGVFIGILALRFVAGACIRLLEKFPILADTAFVLIGYVGGILVYELLSDPASGFQVFPGPVHVGPERKFIGIVLILGISILYAKVPGVQVALKPLFKALLVPMKIVAMTVGLALKIILLPFTLIIKLFKSKEVTPTPPPSL, from the coding sequence ATGCTTTTCCCTCTCGATGCTCTCCTCGCCTTTGCCCTGCCCTCCACGGCGGAATTGATGGATGCCTTCCCGATCATCATCTCCCTGATCATCATCGAAGGTCTGCTGAGTGTGGACAATGCCCTGGCCATCGCTGCCATGGCGAATCACCTGCCGGAGAAGCAGAAGTTCTTGGCCCTCAAGTTTGGTATCATCGGGGCCTATCTTTTCCGTGGGATCTGCCTGGCTTTTGCCGCCTACATCATTGCCAATCCTTGGCTAAAAATCTGTGGGGCCGCTTACCTCGTGTATCTCATGAGTGAGCACTTCACGGGCGGTGGGGATGAAGACAATGATGGGAAACCGGACAGTGCGAATCAGCGCGGCTTTTGGCCTACGGTGATCGGCATCGAAATCATGGACCTCAGCCTGAGCGTGGATAATGTGGTGGCTGCCGTGGCGATGAGCCCGAAACTCTGGGTGGTCTGCACGGGCGTCTTCATTGGCATCCTGGCCTTGCGCTTCGTCGCCGGGGCCTGCATCCGACTGCTGGAAAAATTTCCCATCTTGGCAGACACCGCGTTTGTCCTCATCGGTTACGTGGGCGGCATCCTGGTTTACGAATTGCTCAGTGATCCGGCCAGTGGCTTTCAGGTCTTTCCAGGCCCGGTGCATGTCGGCCCAGAGCGCAAGTTTATCGGCATCGTCCTCATCCTGGGCATCTCCATTTTGTATGCGAAGGTGCCTGGAGTTCAGGTGGCGTTAAAGCCCCTCTTCAAAGCCTTGCTGGTGCCGATGAAAATCGTCGCGATGACCGTGGGCTTGGCGCTGAAAATCATTCTGCTGCCGTTCACGCTCATCATCAAACTCTTCAAGTCCAAGGAAGTCACGCCGACCCCTCCGCCGAGCCTGTGA
- a CDS encoding L,D-transpeptidase: MRWIVLFLLGCGSAMLQAQEGADRAADAQVPKDQNTILQLQIFLDKHLFGPGKLDGAVGEFTYKAVVNYNFASGNRDLYDWTPALKAAAKEVPVVFAAFKIRSDLAKFVNPKLPEKPEDQVKYDYMAYRSYAELVAERFHTDEGFLAKCNPELNMAQLQPGDVVVVPNVRSFRIEDVKPVQSFAKDPALSTHTIVVDTTERMAAVYTSDEKLLAAFPITPGKPEFIPVGTWSVKTMMTTPSFRYDKQFLEAGVRGKEAYQLPPGPNSPVGIIWCGLSKSGIGLHGTASPRTIGRSQSAGCVRLANWDAIRLPTLVRPESRVIVR, translated from the coding sequence ATGCGTTGGATTGTTTTATTCTTGCTGGGCTGTGGCTCGGCCATGCTTCAGGCTCAGGAAGGTGCTGATCGTGCAGCGGATGCTCAGGTGCCGAAGGACCAAAACACGATTTTGCAATTGCAGATCTTTTTGGACAAGCACCTCTTTGGCCCTGGCAAGCTGGATGGAGCCGTGGGGGAGTTCACTTACAAAGCCGTGGTGAATTACAACTTTGCCAGTGGTAACAGGGATCTTTATGACTGGACACCTGCTCTCAAAGCCGCTGCCAAAGAGGTGCCGGTGGTTTTTGCCGCCTTTAAGATCCGCAGTGATCTGGCCAAGTTTGTGAACCCCAAGTTGCCCGAAAAACCAGAGGACCAGGTGAAGTACGACTACATGGCCTACCGCAGTTATGCCGAGTTGGTGGCAGAGCGCTTTCACACCGACGAAGGTTTTTTAGCCAAGTGCAATCCGGAGCTGAACATGGCCCAGTTGCAACCTGGAGACGTGGTGGTGGTGCCCAATGTGCGCTCTTTCCGCATTGAGGACGTGAAGCCTGTGCAGAGCTTTGCCAAAGACCCCGCACTCAGCACACACACCATCGTAGTGGATACTACGGAGCGCATGGCTGCTGTCTATACCAGCGATGAAAAGCTCCTGGCCGCCTTTCCCATCACCCCGGGGAAACCGGAATTCATCCCCGTGGGCACCTGGAGTGTGAAGACGATGATGACCACCCCGAGCTTCCGTTATGACAAACAATTCCTCGAAGCCGGTGTGCGTGGCAAAGAGGCTTATCAACTGCCCCCCGGACCGAACAGCCCCGTGGGCATTATTTGGTGTGGATTGAGCAAGTCGGGCATCGGCCTGCACGGCACCGCCAGCCCTCGCACGATCGGTCGCAGTCAGAGCGCGGGCTGCGTGCGCTTGGCGAATTGGGATGCCATTCGCTTGCCGACTCTGGTGCGGCCAGAGTCGCGCGTCATCGTCAGGTGA
- a CDS encoding carboxylesterase family protein, whose product MIRPLFAAILALAMTLSLPAAELTPQSFEGEVTLKVGYKYLLSLPEGYAAAADKKWPLLVFLHGAGERGDNLELLKKHGPPKLIAAGKKFEAIVVCPQVPTGNVWNEQGVKALTDEIIRTHRVDTSRLYLTGISMGGFGTWDTALAYPDTYAAIAPICGGAGIGFLLADRLKTQPCWIFHGDQDKAVPVEYSLQMHKALQKVGSPAKLTLYPGVAHDSWTQTYDNEEFWTWLFAQKKP is encoded by the coding sequence ATGATTCGTCCACTTTTTGCCGCCATTCTGGCGCTGGCCATGACTCTTTCTCTGCCTGCTGCGGAATTGACCCCTCAATCCTTCGAGGGAGAGGTCACCCTGAAAGTCGGTTATAAGTATCTGCTGTCCCTCCCGGAAGGCTATGCGGCCGCTGCCGATAAGAAGTGGCCCCTCCTCGTCTTCCTGCACGGCGCAGGGGAGCGCGGGGATAATCTGGAACTGCTGAAAAAACACGGCCCGCCGAAACTCATCGCGGCGGGGAAAAAGTTCGAAGCCATCGTGGTCTGCCCACAGGTCCCCACGGGAAACGTCTGGAATGAACAGGGCGTGAAAGCGCTGACGGATGAGATCATCCGCACTCACCGGGTGGACACCTCCCGACTTTACCTCACTGGCATCAGCATGGGGGGTTTTGGCACCTGGGATACCGCGCTGGCCTACCCAGACACGTATGCCGCCATCGCCCCGATTTGCGGCGGCGCTGGCATCGGCTTCCTCCTGGCAGATCGCCTCAAAACCCAGCCCTGCTGGATCTTCCATGGCGATCAAGACAAGGCCGTGCCGGTAGAATACTCTCTGCAGATGCATAAGGCCCTGCAAAAGGTGGGCAGCCCGGCCAAACTCACCCTTTACCCAGGAGTCGCTCACGATTCCTGGACACAGACCTACGACAATGAGGAATTTTGGACTTGGCTCTTCGCTCAGAAGAAGCCCTGA
- a CDS encoding MMPL family transporter, protein MRALFSKPWFIALLILPLFIGGLVRLKLETDILATLPGEVPEVRALKLLRDGFAGGSDLLIALEAEDEAAAETAMTTLAERLQKRTDLVKEVRWAQPMEQQAQSGAALMAWSLQNADPAQLRAVRARLEGEGAQVKIQQSLQTVANSLDAEKVQRASYDPLGLLDSLDASAMSALEGSMFGLVSEDGMFRLLLVTPATSVGNYKSAEAWLQQIKAEVADWRGDQKLTLRYTGEPAFQAEIGAGIEKDMSSTIGITEVLIALLFWVMFRRLKPLLWIQGLLMLSMVLTMGAGGLLVGKLSIMSLGFAAIVLGIIVDYAVLIIQEARQHPHLDAKGLRRLAAPGIIAGACTTATVFLSLLFSGLPGLAELGLLVALGVLVGLCVMLAFAPRFTAGKQPPNSVVEITGPPARPGLAILATLFLLGGMAWVFATYGLPKFMTGAESLRPTNSESMDTLQWMQDRLGQQNEASLPILITGPEGDLRARAQALSVKLDAAVKDGTLIRQALPTLLISDPAAQTANREFIQWLLAEQPRLEKAVDAAGFAEAAVALLRGVCGVWKPALDGPWPQDEATSAAAPVLGRLLATGARAAKADMKAGEGVALASISLAGKPGLPDRAKLAAVQKLLTPDTGAWVAGWETLGGALSSIVQHDLNQQLLPIIGIISITLLITFRGAKDLLLSVLLLAGGLGGLAATMSLLGLGWNLASLAAIPLLLGTGIDYGIHILLALKRTGNDIRYVQATTGKAVFFSGMTTVIGFASLFFAGNRGISSLGLACCVGTLWILFIVLWLLPHWRAWLRVK, encoded by the coding sequence ATGCGCGCGCTTTTTTCCAAACCTTGGTTCATTGCCCTTTTGATCCTGCCGCTTTTCATCGGCGGGCTAGTGCGGCTAAAACTGGAGACGGATATCCTCGCCACGCTGCCGGGTGAGGTCCCTGAAGTGCGCGCGCTGAAACTGCTGCGGGACGGCTTTGCTGGCGGCAGTGATTTGCTCATTGCCCTGGAGGCTGAAGATGAAGCGGCGGCGGAGACCGCCATGACGACCCTGGCCGAGCGCCTGCAAAAGCGCACGGATTTGGTGAAGGAGGTGCGCTGGGCCCAGCCCATGGAGCAGCAGGCTCAGTCTGGGGCGGCCTTGATGGCTTGGTCTCTGCAAAACGCAGACCCCGCTCAATTGCGGGCTGTGCGCGCCCGGTTGGAGGGGGAAGGGGCCCAGGTGAAAATCCAGCAGTCTCTACAAACGGTGGCCAATTCCCTGGATGCCGAAAAGGTGCAGCGCGCCTCGTATGATCCGCTGGGCCTGCTGGATAGTCTAGACGCCTCTGCCATGAGTGCGCTGGAAGGTTCCATGTTCGGCCTCGTTTCCGAAGATGGCATGTTCCGCCTGCTGCTAGTGACCCCTGCCACGAGTGTGGGCAATTACAAATCCGCTGAGGCGTGGCTCCAGCAGATCAAAGCCGAGGTGGCCGACTGGCGCGGTGACCAAAAACTGACGCTGCGCTACACAGGTGAGCCAGCCTTCCAGGCCGAGATCGGCGCGGGAATTGAAAAGGACATGTCCAGCACCATTGGCATCACAGAGGTTCTCATTGCGCTGCTTTTCTGGGTCATGTTTCGGCGCTTGAAGCCGCTGCTCTGGATCCAGGGCCTCCTCATGCTCAGCATGGTGCTCACCATGGGCGCGGGGGGCTTGCTGGTGGGAAAACTTTCCATCATGAGCCTGGGCTTTGCCGCCATCGTCCTGGGTATCATCGTGGATTACGCCGTGCTCATCATTCAGGAAGCTAGGCAGCACCCGCACTTGGATGCCAAAGGGCTGCGTCGTTTGGCCGCACCCGGGATCATCGCCGGGGCTTGCACCACGGCCACGGTGTTTCTTTCTCTACTGTTCAGTGGTCTGCCAGGCTTGGCTGAATTGGGCCTGCTGGTGGCTTTAGGTGTCCTTGTGGGGTTGTGTGTGATGCTGGCCTTTGCGCCTCGTTTCACAGCAGGTAAACAACCGCCGAATTCAGTGGTGGAAATCACCGGGCCACCAGCTCGCCCGGGTTTGGCGATCTTGGCAACGCTCTTTTTGTTAGGTGGCATGGCGTGGGTGTTTGCCACCTACGGTCTGCCCAAGTTCATGACGGGAGCGGAGTCTCTGCGCCCAACCAATAGCGAGTCTATGGACACTTTGCAGTGGATGCAGGACCGCCTCGGCCAGCAAAACGAAGCCAGCCTGCCCATCCTCATCACAGGGCCAGAGGGGGACCTCCGCGCTCGCGCCCAGGCACTCTCGGTGAAGCTCGATGCAGCGGTCAAAGACGGCACGCTTATCCGTCAGGCTTTGCCCACCTTGCTCATCAGCGATCCTGCAGCCCAGACGGCGAATCGCGAATTCATTCAATGGCTGTTGGCTGAGCAACCGCGTCTGGAAAAGGCCGTGGACGCAGCCGGGTTTGCCGAGGCGGCAGTAGCTCTGCTGCGAGGTGTCTGTGGTGTCTGGAAGCCAGCTCTTGACGGCCCCTGGCCTCAGGATGAAGCTACCTCCGCCGCCGCACCCGTGCTAGGCCGCCTCTTGGCGACGGGCGCACGCGCTGCTAAAGCGGACATGAAAGCGGGCGAAGGTGTGGCCCTGGCCTCCATCAGCCTCGCGGGTAAACCAGGCCTTCCGGACCGGGCGAAACTGGCCGCCGTGCAAAAGCTGCTCACACCGGATACCGGGGCCTGGGTGGCGGGGTGGGAAACACTGGGTGGAGCCCTCTCCTCCATCGTCCAGCATGACCTCAATCAGCAGCTACTTCCCATCATCGGCATCATCAGCATCACCCTTTTGATCACTTTCCGCGGCGCTAAAGATCTGCTGCTTTCCGTCCTCCTCCTCGCAGGGGGTTTAGGCGGCCTGGCAGCGACCATGAGTTTGTTAGGCCTGGGGTGGAATCTGGCCAGTTTGGCCGCGATACCCTTGCTGTTAGGCACCGGCATTGACTATGGCATCCACATCTTGCTGGCCCTGAAACGCACGGGCAATGACATCCGTTATGTGCAGGCCACCACGGGCAAAGCCGTGTTCTTTTCAGGCATGACCACCGTCATCGGTTTTGCCAGCCTCTTCTTTGCTGGGAATCGTGGTATCTCCAGCTTGGGCCTCGCTTGCTGTGTGGGCACCCTGTGGATCTTGTTCATCGTCCTCTGGCTGCTGCCTCACTGGCGCGCTTGGCTGCGGGTGAAGTAG
- a CDS encoding MFS transporter: protein MPEAPTKVRHSILAATTLAAFLMYLDRVCLAWIVGSESFKESLHVTRDEMDWVKGAFFWAYALAQVPAGWLSDRFGGRVLMTVYIASWSLFTLATSFSVGFVTLFIARLGCGLAEAGAYPASSSFMTKWAQVESRGLASSIISMGGRIGGALAPWLTATVILSLGDWRWAGWLYGAFGIVVAGVFWTVYREHPKLHPACNASEVALLAEGRGDFSPTKAPPRRFPWVPVLQSGNLWLMNGYQFLTNIGWAFLILSLPDYLTKAVGLSEKETGTISTLALTIGIASLPLGGMLTDYCTRKLGCRWGRRLPLATTRFLAAGSYLIALTLDSPIPLAIAFGAVAFFADLALPAAWACMQDISGRHQAQLFGWSNMWGNFGAAIQPKLFAFVLLTFDDNHDYQEGILLCAVAFVLAGVLALGINAQKQVVEETNLEATVNA from the coding sequence ATGCCCGAAGCTCCCACGAAGGTCCGTCACTCCATCCTGGCAGCGACGACGCTTGCTGCTTTTTTGATGTATCTGGACCGGGTCTGCCTGGCCTGGATCGTGGGTTCAGAGTCTTTCAAGGAAAGCCTGCACGTCACCCGTGACGAGATGGACTGGGTCAAAGGGGCATTCTTCTGGGCCTATGCCCTGGCTCAAGTGCCGGCGGGTTGGCTGAGCGACCGCTTTGGCGGTCGTGTGCTGATGACGGTGTACATCGCCAGTTGGTCGCTCTTCACCCTGGCCACCAGTTTCTCGGTGGGTTTTGTCACCCTTTTCATCGCGCGGCTGGGATGTGGGTTAGCAGAGGCTGGGGCCTACCCCGCCAGCAGCAGCTTCATGACCAAATGGGCGCAGGTGGAGTCCCGTGGCCTCGCCAGCAGCATCATCTCCATGGGTGGGCGCATCGGCGGTGCTCTGGCACCTTGGCTGACCGCCACTGTCATTTTGAGTCTGGGTGACTGGCGCTGGGCAGGTTGGCTGTATGGTGCCTTTGGCATCGTCGTAGCCGGGGTCTTTTGGACGGTTTACCGCGAGCACCCCAAACTCCACCCCGCCTGCAATGCTAGCGAGGTAGCCCTGCTGGCGGAAGGGCGTGGCGACTTCTCCCCCACCAAAGCACCGCCACGCCGCTTTCCCTGGGTGCCCGTGCTGCAAAGTGGCAACTTGTGGCTGATGAATGGCTACCAGTTTCTCACCAATATTGGTTGGGCCTTCCTCATTCTCTCCCTGCCCGACTACCTGACCAAGGCCGTGGGGCTCAGCGAAAAAGAGACGGGGACCATCTCCACTCTGGCCCTGACCATCGGCATTGCCTCGCTGCCGCTGGGAGGCATGCTCACGGACTACTGCACGCGCAAGCTGGGCTGCCGCTGGGGACGCCGCCTACCACTGGCGACCACGCGCTTTCTCGCAGCGGGATCTTACCTCATCGCTTTGACCCTGGACTCCCCCATTCCTCTCGCCATCGCCTTCGGGGCTGTGGCTTTTTTTGCCGATCTAGCCCTGCCTGCCGCCTGGGCCTGCATGCAGGACATCAGTGGTCGGCATCAGGCGCAGCTCTTTGGCTGGTCCAACATGTGGGGGAACTTTGGTGCTGCCATCCAGCCGAAACTTTTCGCCTTTGTCCTGCTGACCTTTGATGACAACCATGACTACCAGGAAGGCATCCTTCTCTGCGCCGTGGCCTTCGTACTCGCCGGCGTCTTGGCTTTAGGAATCAATGCCCAAAAGCAGGTGGTGGAAGAGACCAATCTGGAGGCGACCGTGAATGCCTGA